AACAAATaaaaaaggtgaaagaggatCACCTTGCCGTAAGCCTTTATGAACCTTGAACAACTTAGTTGGACTTCCGTTGACTAAAACCGACATGTTACTAGAAAACACCAACATCTCCATCCACTTCTTCCACTTATCCCCAAACCCCATCCTATTAAGCATGTACCTCAAAAAATTCCATCCTACGTTATCATACGCTTTTTCAAAGTCCACAGTGAAAAGAACACAATTTCGCCCTTCTTTCCTCGCATGATCCACCACTTCGTTCGCCATGATTACACCATCCAATAATTGCCTACCGGGTACAAAAGCATTTTGCGAAGGAGAAATAATAGAATTAAGCACGACTTTTAATCTTCCCACCAAAAGTTTGGATACCGCCTTATACAAACATCCCACCAAGCAAATGggtctataatcatccaaacCCACCGGGTTCTTAGCCTTCGGAATTAAAGTCAAGAAAGAAGATGTAATCCCTCTAGAAATTGGTCCACCTtggaaaaagaaattgcaaaaattGATAACACCCTCTTTAATAAAGTTccaacatttctttaaaaaaaataatgagaaTCCGTCGGGACCCGGACTCTTCGCCCCTCCACACTCCCAAACCGCCTTTTTAATCTCAAATTCAAGGAATGGTTTCTCAATGTCCTCCGCCTCTTACCTACTAATGGACTTAAAGGGGACACCGTCCAAAGTAGGTCGGAACGGCTCCGATTCGGAAAACTTATTCTCAAAATGAGAAAACACCTCCTCCCTAATCTCTTCCACCGATTCCACCAAACCTCTCGAAGAATTAATAGGACCTATATGATTTtgtcttcttctttgtttcatcACTTTATGAAAAAAGCCACTATTCGAATCACCCTCCTTAAGCCACATAAGTCTAGATCTTTGCAAAAGCATATTCTCTTTAATCCTTAAATTCCTCCAAAATCTACCCGTCGCCTCCTTTCTAAGAACATGGCCATCATCAAAGGAGGAAGGAGATAAAGGATTGAAATATAACCTTTCATCCACGGTGTTAATGCTACGAACTCCTTCTTCAATCTCTAGGTCACTCTTCCCGAAAACATCCTTATTCCAAATCTTGATTTTGTCTTTAAGAAGTCTAAGCTTCTCCTTCAAGATAAAATCGCCTCTACCATGGACCACCAAGTGTTTCCACTCCTTTTCCACAAAAAGGCACGAAAGTATCATTGGAGAACCATTCATTGTTGAATTTAAACGGTTTAGGCCCCCAATTATGATTATCCGTCATAATCCAAACTGGGCAATGATCCAAAATATCCCTATCACCAATCATTTGACCGACAACATCCCACCTATTCACCACCGTGCTAGATAAAAGGAATCGATCAATCCAACTCTTCGATCTACCATCACCGCTAAACCACAAAAACTTTTTACCCTTACACGGAACATCCATCAAGTCGCTCAAAAGGATGAATTCCGCAAACAACTCATCTTCTTTGCTAATGGCCCTAACCGCCCTACCTTTTCTCTCCCTACTATTCTTTATCGCGTTGAAATCTCCTCCCATAATCCACTCCCCATCATTATATTTCTTCTTCAAATCAAGCAACTCGGCCCatataatcttcttcttcttcgctaTATCGCAAGACGAATAAATATTCACCACATAGTAATAATTATCTTTCCACCTCACCTTAATCCCCAAAAAACCTTCACCTCTAAAGCTCACTAAGACCTCCATATTATCTTTTTTCCACAAAGTGATTAACCCCCCGATCTTCCCAACGAATTTGTGGAAGAAAAACCAATCTCCGGATAACACCAAAAACTATAAGCCACCGCCTCACTCATGTTTGACAACTTCGTTTCTTGAATAAGAAAAATATCCGCATTACCTTTATTAATAATAGAACTCAATCT
The Vicia villosa cultivar HV-30 ecotype Madison, WI linkage group LG6, Vvil1.0, whole genome shotgun sequence genome window above contains:
- the LOC131614421 gene encoding uncharacterized protein LOC131614421, which codes for MEVLVSFRGEGFLGIKVRWKDNYYYVVNIYSSCDIAKKKKIIWAELLDLKKKYNDGEWIMGGDFNAIKNSRERKGRAVRAISKEDELFAEFILLSDLMDVPCKGKKFLWFSGDGRSKSWIDRFLLSSTVVNRWDVVGQMIGDRDILDHCPEWKHLVVHGRGDFILKEKLRLLKDKIKIWNKDVFGKSDLEIEEGVRSINTVDERLYFNPLSPSSFDDGHVLRKEATGRFWRNLRIKENMLLQRSRLMWLKEGDSNSGFFHKVMKQRRRQNHIGPINSSRGLVESVEEIREEVFSHFENKFSESEPFRPTLDGVPFKSISR